The following proteins come from a genomic window of Pocillopora verrucosa isolate sample1 chromosome 6, ASM3666991v2, whole genome shotgun sequence:
- the LOC131778829 gene encoding NACHT, LRR and PYD domains-containing protein 12-like, with product MGPYRDLGRIPKSTENGISCEFFFLVVGKAGIGKSLFCQKVIRDWANNELFQARENTEIPNLKFVYLLTFRQLNLLENNCVTVREILNCCSTLDDRCNIDDFTFEYILKHPKEVMIILDGYDEYSQQDYIAGNLEEQHPNDARRKMPVTALCSKLIKGKILKETIAMVTSRPDESDKMGGIRFKRYVEIAGFSSEQVKEYIEKYFKNNENVKNAVLKHVTNNENLVSFVHIPMLCYLLCFEMEYTLAESENPDDLPVSITNIYTKLVDIFELKHCAESEYRQKEIPEQFKPPSVIKNTLEKLSKLAAKLVVERKPTFDEGEMKGEFEPEEVNKLKGSGLLYCDQSFRTGLITTTKHFSFTHLTVQEFLAARWFVKENCVPDEECSEMVFQFMAGMLSSEGNEELMEKLLDSPFMSRNLKMTCLNEYQNKEFAKKFIRNNSQAFCNSDGVVAFEVFSDVGCIGVSFVLDIISELNKEEAGEAQHKCSDKFVKVKKVGLSGPQLTRSGIQRVCNSLNNKHCLVSKLNLLDIYLADECVDVINRLVVRKLTALSLVSTWITDTGVASLWEALQHPSCKLTTLNLQSSSITDTGVASLCKALQHPSCKLTTLNLQGRSINDTGVASLFEALQHPSCKLTTLNLQGSYINDIGVAILCEALRHPSCKLTTLNLQGSYINDIGVASLCEALQHPSCKLTRLNLPSFS from the exons ATGGGACCTTACCGGGATCTTGGCAGGATTCCCAAATCAACGGAGAATGGAATATCATGTGAA tttttttttcttgtcgtTGGAAAAGCAGGGATTGGGAAATCCCTGTTTTGCCAAAAGGTGATTCGCGATTGGGCCAACAACGAATTATTTCAAGCACGAGAAAACACTGAAATCCCCAATTTAAAGTTTGTGTATTTGCTTACTTTCCGTCAATtgaatttgcttgaaaataactGTGTGACTGTAAGAGAAATCTTAAATTGTTGTTCGACTCTGGATGACAGATGTAACATTGATGACTTTACATTTGAGTACATTTTAAAGCATCCCAAGGAAGTTATGATCATCCTCGACGGCTATGATGAGTATTCACAGCAAGACTACATCGCTGGAAACTTAGAAGAACAGCATCCCAATGATGCTAGACGTAAAATGCCGGTGACCGCATTATGTTCAAAActcataaaaggaaaaatcttgaAAGAGACCATCGCCATGGTTACCTCGCGACCTGATGAATCTGACAAAATGGGAGGAATCCGTTTTAAACGATACGTGGAAATTGCGGGGTTTTCGTCAGAACAAGTGAAAGAGTACATTGAGAAATACTTCAAGAACAACGAAAATGTGAAGAACGCTGTACTTAAACATGTCACGAACAATGAGAACCTTGTCAGTTTTGTTCATATTCCTATGCTGTGTTATCTGTTGTGCTTCGAGATGGAGTATACCCTTGCTGAATCAGAAAATCCTGATGACCTTCCTGTCTCAATAACCAACATTTACACCAAACTCGTTGATATCTTTGAACTTAAGCACTGCGCCGAGTCAGAATACAGACAGAAAGAAATTCCTGAGCAATTCAAGCCCCCTTCTGTCATCAAGAACACATTagagaaattatcaaaactAGCGGCGAAACTGGTGGTTGAGAGAAAACCCACATTTGATGAAGGGGAGATGAAAGGCGAGTTTGAGCCGGAAGAAGTCAACAAACTGAAAGGTAGCGGTCTTCTTTACTGTGATCAGTCTTTCAGGACTGGACTGATTACAACCACGAAGCACTTTAGCTTCACGCATCTAACCGTCCAAGAATTCTTGGCTGCTCGTTGGTTTGTTAAGGAAAATTGTGTTCCAGACGAAGAATGCTCTGAAATGGTTTTCCAATTCATGGCTGGCATGTTGTCAAGTGAAGGAAACGAGGAACTGATGGAAAAATTATTAGATTCACCCTTTATGTCTCGTAATCTTAAAATGACGTGTCTGAAtgagtatcaaaacaaagaatttgccaaaaaattcaTCAGGAATAATTCGCAAGCGTTTTGTAATTCAGACGGCGTCGTGGCTTTTGAGGTTTTTTCTGATGTGGGCTGCATTGGTGTATCATTTGTGTTGGACATTATCAGTGAACTAAATAAAGAGGAAGCTGGAGAGGCACAACACAAATGTTCTGATAAGTTCGTCAAAGTTAAGAAGGTAGGACTTAGCGGACCACAGCTAACACGGTCTGGAATACAACGAGTCTGTAATTCACTGAACAATAAACACTGTCTTGTGTCTAAACTGAACTTATTGGACATTTACTTGGCTGATGAATGTGTTGATGTTATTAATAGATTAGTAGTAAGGAAGTTAACCGCATTAAGTCTAGTGAGCACTTGGATCACTGATActggtgttgccagtctatgggaagctttacagcatccaagctgtaagctaaccacactaaatctGCAGAGTAGTTCTATCACTGATACTGGTGTTGCCAGTCTGTGtaaagctttacagcatccaagctgtaagctaaccacactaaatctGCAGGGTCGTTCTATCAATGAtaccggtgttgccagtctatttgaagctttacagcatccaagctgtaagctaaccacactaaatctGCAGGGTAGTTATATTAATGATATCGGTGTTGCCAttctatgtgaagctttacggcatccaagctgtaagctaaccacactaaatctGCAGGGTAGTTATATTAATGATatcggtgttgccagtctatgtgaagctttacagcatccaagctgtaagcttaCCAGACTAAATCTGCCTTCCTTTTCTTAG